A single Muntiacus reevesi chromosome 9, mMunRee1.1, whole genome shotgun sequence DNA region contains:
- the RASSF10 gene encoding ras association domain-containing protein 10, with protein MDPSEKKISVWICQEEKLVSGLSRRTTCSDVVRVLLEDGCRRRRRQRRSRRRGAAGDPPGPGELPEPLDEDDEDDDEEALPQGMLCGPPQCYCIVEKWRGFERILPNKTRILRLWAAWGEEQENVRFVLVRSEASLPNAGPRSAEARVVLSRERPCSARGAPARPSLAMTQEKQRRVVRKAFRKLAKLNRRRQQQPSSPCSSTSSSAASSCSSSSPRATESASVERMETLVHLVLSQDHTIRQQVQRLRELDREIDRYEAKVHLDRMRRHGANYVQDTYLVGAGIELDGTGPGEEPEPEPEPAAATTTTPPLDGEAKAVALEELARRCDDLLQLQEQRAQQEELLERLSAEIQEELNQRWMRRRQEELAAREEPPEAEGGLDGELLLERERVRTQLSTSLYIGLRLNTDLEAVKSDLDYSQQQWDSKERELQGLLQTLHTLELTVAPDGTPASSGPSRDPGPQACAEVWVDQARGLAKSCPGNDEDSDTGLSSMHSQDSDSVPVCESLV; from the coding sequence ATGGATCCTTCGGAGAAGAAGATATCCGTGTGGATCTGCCAGGAGGAGAAACTGGTGTCCGGCCTCTCCCGCCGCACCACTTGTTCGGACGTAGTGCGGGTGCTCTTGGAGGATGGCTGCCGGCGGCGACGGCGCCAGCGGAGGAGCCGGCGGCGGGGGGCGGCCGGCGACCCGCCGGGCCCAGGGGAGCTGCCGGAACCCCTGGACGAGGACGACGAGGACGACGACGAGGAGGCGCTGCCCCAGGGCATGCTGTGCGGGCCCCCGCAGTGCTATTGCATTGTGGAGAAGTGGCGGGGCTTTGAGCGCATCTTGCCCAACAAGACGCGCATCTTGCGCCTCTGGGCCGCCTGGGGCGAGGAGCAAGAGAACGTACGCTTCGTGCTGGTGCGCAGCGAGGCGTCGCTGCCCAACGCAGGTCCCCGCAGTGCCGAGGCGCGCGTCGTGCTGAGTCGCGAGCGCCCCTGCTCCGCGCGGGGGGCCCCAGCGCGGCCCAGCCTAGCCATGACCCAGGAGAAGCAGCGACGAGTGGTGCGCAAGGCCTTCCGCAAGCTGGCCAAGCTCAACCGGCGGCGCCAGCAGCAGCCGTCGTCGCCCTGTTCATCCACTTCGTCGTCCGCCGCCTCGTCCTGCTCGTCGTCGTCGCCGCGGGCCACCGAGAGCGCCTCGGTGGAGCGTATGGAGACGCTAGTGCACCTGGTGCTCTCCCAGGACCACACCATCCGTCAGCAGGTGCAGCGGCTTCGGGAGCTGGACCGCGAGATCGACCGCTACGAGGCCAAGGTGCATCTGGACCGCATGCGGCGACATGGAGCGAACTACGTGCAGGACACCTACTTGGTGGGTGCCGGGATCGAACTCGACGGTACCGGCCCGGGAGAGGAGCCGGAGCCGGAGCCCGAGCCGGCGGCAGCGACGACAACGACGCCGCCCCTGGACGGCGAGGCGAAGGCGGTCGCGCTGGAGGAGCTGGCCCGGCGCTGCGACGACCTGCTGCAGTTGCAGGAGCAGCGGGCCCAGCAGGAGGAGTTGCTCGAGCGCCTCTCGGCCGAAATCCAGGAGGAGCTGAACCAGAGGTGGATGCGGCGGCGCCAGGAGGAGCTCGCTGCGCGGGAAGAGCCTCCGGAGGCCGAGGGAGGCCTCGACGGTGAGCTGCTGCTGGAGCGCGAACGGGTCCGGACGCAGCTCAGCACCAGCCTCTACATCGGGCTCCGGCTCAACACGGACCTGGAGGCCGTCAAGTCGGACTTGGATTACAGCCAGCAGCAGTGGGACAGCAAGGAGCGCGAGCTACAGGGCCTTCTCCAGACTTTGCACACGTTGGAGCTGACGGTAGCGCCCGATGGGACTCCGGCGTCCAGTGGGCCCTCGCGGGACCCCGGGCCGCAGGCCTGCGCCGAGGTGTGGGTGGACCAGGCCCGCGGACTGGCCAAGAGCTGTCCTGGGAACGACGAGGACTCGGACACCGGGCTGAGCTCCATGCACAGCCAGGATTCAGACTCGGTGCCCGTGTGCGAATCCCTTGTGTAG